One genomic window of Danio rerio strain Tuebingen ecotype United States chromosome 24, GRCz12tu, whole genome shotgun sequence includes the following:
- the mtfr1 gene encoding mitochondrial fission regulator 1: MSRNHRRIEMDLAVGSPSKDYGSSRSIVRRIATNLPLAPCPRVHFQLHPFASGASFLNSPNGPNVATLADVAWIDREESDGPGRIRCEADSGLVFRTQERRPLRRQRSLPSLHQVEPAQQSQTVINDEAIQKISVLETELAKLRAQIAQIVQAQEQSAQSTAPAPGGPPVPPPMVPVPPPPPPPPPCPTPSMQRSYSAIDLIRERRGKKAEQNTVLDSAPKKPELPNMLDVLKDMGKVKLRSVKSHQEDGNVKAKPVEPTDAAAMIAEALKRKFAHRYRNDSECDGTFTFTASENKPHVETPLFGQHMLKSTGRRKMH; encoded by the exons ATGAGCAGAAACCATAGACGGATTGAAATGGACCTG GCTGTAGGTTCACCATCAAAGGATTATGGGTCATCCAGAAGTATTGTCAGAAGAATTGCCACAAATCTTCCACTGGCGCCTTGTCCTCGTGTACATTTTCAG CTTCATCCGTTCGCTTCAGGAGCGAGTTTCCTCAACAGCCCAAATGGGCCAAACGTGGCCACGCTCGCTGACGTTGCCTGGATCGACAGAGAAGAGAGCGATGGTCCTGGGAGAATCAG GTGTGAGGCAGATTCAGGTTTGGTTTTTCGCACCCAGGAACGGCGGCCCCTGAGACGTCAGCGGTCATTACCCAGTCTTCACCAGGTTGAACCTGCGCAACAGAGCCAGACTGTTATCAATGATGAAGCTATTCAGAAGATCAGCGTTCTGGAGACGGAGCTGGCCAAACTAAGAGCGCAAATCGCACAGATTGTCCAGGCACAGGAGCAAAGTGCTCAGTCCACAG CTCCAGCACCAGGTGGCCCTCCTGTACCTCCACCAATGGTTCCAGTTCCtcctccaccaccaccacctcctccgtgTCCCACTCCCAGCATGCAGAGAAGCTATTCCGCCATTGACCTCATTCGAGAGCGGCGTGGAAAAAAGGCAGAGCAGAACACTGTACTGGACTCGGCCCCCAAAAAGCCAGAGCTTCCCAACATGCTTGATGTGCTGAAAGATATGGGCAAAGTCAAGCTGCGCTCAGTTAAGAG CCATCAAGAGGATGGAAATGTGAAAGCCAAACCTGTTGAACCCACAGATGCAGCGGCAATGATCGCAGAAGCCCTGAAACGCAAGTTTGCTCACCGATATCGAAATGACAGCGAATGTGATGGCACTTTTACCTTCACTGCTTCTGAGAATAAACCCCATGTGGAAACACCGCTG TTTGGACAGCACATGCTGAAGTCGACTGGAAGGAGGAAAATGCATTAG